A part of Streptomyces sp. NBC_00557 genomic DNA contains:
- a CDS encoding DUF4186 domain-containing protein, producing the protein MADSSDPARLDRRLDALAREPFRARFHLRGRDRATAELKGPATIRWHAYDLIARRLAPAAPYKDGKQTPYRGHPVFVAQHATATCCRGCLERRHGIPKGRELTRAEQVYVVDVICRWIERELAGGTGRPVP; encoded by the coding sequence ATGGCCGATTCCTCCGATCCCGCCCGGCTCGACCGGCGGCTCGACGCCCTCGCCCGGGAACCCTTCCGGGCGAGGTTCCACCTGCGCGGCCGGGACCGGGCGACCGCCGAGCTGAAGGGCCCGGCGACGATCCGGTGGCACGCGTACGACCTGATCGCCCGGCGGCTGGCGCCGGCCGCGCCGTACAAGGACGGCAAGCAGACGCCGTACCGGGGGCATCCGGTCTTCGTCGCCCAGCACGCGACCGCCACCTGCTGCCGGGGCTGCCTGGAACGCCGGCACGGCATCCCGAAGGGCCGGGAGCTGACCCGGGCCGAGCAGGTGTACGTGGTGGACGTGATATGCCGCTGGATCGAACGGGAGCTGGCGGGCGGGACCGGACGCCCGGTTCCGTGA
- a CDS encoding cytochrome P450, giving the protein MTEEITLTGQTPPVRDWPTPDLDGTDFDPVLAGLMREGPLTRIRLPFGEGWAWLATRYDDVKRITNDPRFSRTEVTRRQVTRMAPNFAPRPGSLAWADQPDHNRLRKPVAGAFTVSAMKRLRPRAQEILDELMDGVVRDGPPADLVERVLEPFPLSVVSEVMGVPAADRAQVHAWTREIISTNGAEAAGRAKDGLYGWIRTIVRARSDGRGEDVYSMLGGAVARGEISEEEAVGLAGPLQIGGEAVTHNCGQMLYLLLTRPELMERMLTHPEARGPVLDELLRWIPHRSSVGLARIALEDVEIAGQRIAAGEPVYVSYLAANRDPAVFPDPDRIDPDRDPNPHVAFGNGPHFCTGTLLARLQTELLVDTLLDRLPGLRLAVPAEEVRWRHRTMIRGPRSLPVTWVR; this is encoded by the coding sequence ATGACCGAGGAGATCACGCTCACCGGCCAGACCCCGCCCGTACGGGACTGGCCCACACCCGACCTGGACGGGACGGACTTCGACCCGGTGCTCGCCGGCCTGATGCGCGAGGGTCCGCTGACCCGGATCCGGCTGCCGTTCGGCGAGGGCTGGGCGTGGCTGGCGACCCGCTACGACGACGTCAAGCGGATCACCAACGACCCGCGGTTCAGCCGCACCGAGGTGACACGGCGTCAGGTGACCCGTATGGCACCGAACTTCGCACCCCGCCCGGGCTCGCTCGCCTGGGCCGACCAGCCCGACCACAACCGGCTGCGCAAGCCGGTCGCCGGCGCCTTCACGGTGAGCGCCATGAAACGGCTGCGGCCCCGCGCGCAGGAGATCCTGGACGAGCTGATGGACGGCGTCGTACGCGACGGGCCGCCGGCCGACCTGGTCGAGCGGGTGCTGGAGCCGTTCCCGCTGAGCGTCGTCAGCGAGGTGATGGGCGTGCCCGCCGCCGACCGGGCGCAGGTGCACGCCTGGACCCGGGAGATCATCTCCACCAACGGGGCCGAGGCGGCCGGCCGGGCCAAGGACGGCCTGTACGGGTGGATCAGGACGATCGTCCGGGCCCGTTCCGACGGCCGGGGCGAGGACGTGTACTCCATGCTCGGCGGGGCCGTGGCGCGCGGCGAGATCAGCGAGGAGGAGGCCGTCGGGCTGGCCGGTCCGCTGCAGATCGGCGGCGAGGCCGTCACGCACAACTGCGGGCAGATGCTGTACCTGTTGCTGACCCGGCCGGAGCTGATGGAGCGGATGCTGACGCATCCCGAGGCGCGCGGCCCCGTGCTGGACGAGCTGCTGCGGTGGATCCCGCACCGCAGTTCGGTCGGGCTCGCCCGGATCGCGCTGGAGGACGTGGAGATCGCCGGGCAGCGGATCGCCGCGGGCGAGCCGGTGTACGTCTCCTACCTCGCCGCCAACCGGGACCCGGCCGTCTTCCCCGACCCGGACCGCATCGACCCCGACCGCGATCCGAACCCGCACGTGGCGTTCGGCAACGGCCCGCACTTCTGCACCGGCACGCTGCTGGCCCGGCTGCAGACCGAGCTGCTGGTGGACACCCTGCTGGACCGGCTGCCCGGGCTGCGGCTCGCGGTGCCGGCCGAAGAGGTGCGCTGGCGGCACCGGACGATGATCCGCGGCCCGCGGTCGCTGCCGGTGACCTGGGTCCGCTGA
- a CDS encoding N-formylglutamate amidohydrolase, producing the protein MPSFDLLPGDPGSPVLLHVPHSARTVPADVRAGIVLDDSALERELDHITDAHTAELAERAAELARVRPWRFVNRLSRLVVDPERFPDEREEMAAVGMGAVYTRTTHRGELRPADTDPEPLLARYFRPYARAMAEAVAGRLAATGRAVIIDVHSYPTEPLPYELHGAGPRPPVCLGTDAFHTPAWLAEAARAAFADTGGTGLDSPFAGTYVPLEFHGADARVAAVMVEIRRDTYMTEPGGAAGPGLDRLAGRLAALADAAAPR; encoded by the coding sequence GTGCCCTCCTTCGACCTGCTGCCCGGTGATCCCGGCTCGCCCGTGCTGCTGCACGTGCCGCACTCCGCGCGGACCGTCCCGGCAGACGTGCGGGCCGGGATCGTGCTGGACGACAGCGCGCTGGAGCGGGAGCTGGACCACATCACCGACGCGCACACCGCCGAACTCGCCGAGCGGGCCGCCGAACTGGCCCGGGTCAGGCCCTGGCGGTTCGTGAACCGGCTGTCCCGGCTCGTCGTGGATCCCGAGCGGTTCCCCGACGAGCGGGAGGAGATGGCGGCCGTCGGCATGGGCGCCGTGTACACGCGGACCACGCACCGGGGCGAGCTGCGGCCCGCGGACACCGACCCGGAGCCGCTGCTGGCGCGGTACTTCCGGCCGTACGCGCGCGCCATGGCCGAGGCGGTCGCCGGGCGGCTGGCCGCGACCGGCCGGGCCGTGATCATCGACGTGCACTCCTATCCCACCGAGCCGCTGCCCTACGAACTGCACGGCGCCGGCCCGCGCCCGCCGGTGTGCCTGGGCACGGACGCCTTCCACACCCCGGCGTGGCTCGCCGAAGCGGCCCGCGCGGCGTTCGCGGACACCGGGGGGACCGGCCTGGACAGCCCGTTCGCCGGGACCTACGTGCCGCTGGAGTTCCACGGCGCCGACGCCCGGGTCGCCGCCGTGATGGTGGAGATCAGGCGGGACACCTACATGACCGAGCCGGGCGGGGCCGCGGGCCCCGGCCTGGACCGCCTGGCCGGCCGGCTGGCCGCACTGGCCGACGCGGCCGCCCCCCGGTAG
- a CDS encoding mechanosensitive ion channel family protein encodes MNRALTLDDLVVAGISVAAGLLLAFCSRTLLRWLAKHAKRTRWSGDDVIVDALRSVVPWAAIAGGAAAAAVVLPLTRTVQHHVDQALQVWLILVVTLSAARVIAGLVSTVTQSRSGVAGSATIFVNITRVLVLAIGFLVVLQTLGISIAPLLTALGVGGLAVALALQDTLANLFAGIHILASKTVQPGDYIRLGTGEEGYVVDINWRQTTVRQLSNNLVVIPNGQLAKANMTNYTHPEQRLTVLVQAGVGYDADLEHVERVTAEVVAQTMREVEGAVPDHEPAIRFHTFGDSRIGFTVILGVGEFSDQYRIKHEFIKRLHRRYREEGISIPAPTRTVALQQGAVTIPQQRAGQERTPGATPAP; translated from the coding sequence GTGAACCGCGCGCTGACCCTGGACGACCTCGTCGTCGCCGGCATCTCCGTCGCGGCGGGCCTGCTGCTCGCCTTCTGCTCCCGCACCTTGCTGCGCTGGCTCGCGAAACACGCCAAGCGGACCCGCTGGAGCGGGGACGACGTCATCGTGGACGCGCTGCGCTCGGTCGTCCCCTGGGCGGCGATCGCGGGCGGCGCGGCGGCGGCCGCGGTGGTGCTGCCGCTGACCCGCACGGTGCAGCACCACGTCGACCAGGCCCTTCAGGTGTGGCTGATCCTCGTGGTGACGCTGTCCGCGGCCCGGGTGATCGCCGGCCTGGTCAGCACGGTCACCCAGTCCCGCTCGGGCGTGGCGGGCTCGGCGACGATCTTCGTGAACATCACGCGGGTGCTGGTCCTGGCGATCGGCTTCCTGGTGGTCCTGCAGACCCTCGGCATCTCGATCGCGCCCCTGCTGACCGCCCTGGGCGTCGGCGGTCTGGCGGTCGCCCTCGCCCTCCAGGACACCCTCGCCAACCTGTTCGCGGGCATCCACATCCTCGCCTCCAAGACCGTCCAGCCGGGCGACTACATCCGCCTCGGCACCGGCGAGGAGGGATACGTCGTCGACATCAACTGGCGCCAGACGACGGTCCGCCAGCTGTCCAACAACCTGGTGGTCATCCCCAACGGCCAGCTCGCCAAGGCCAACATGACCAACTACACGCACCCCGAGCAGCGGCTCACCGTGCTGGTGCAGGCGGGAGTGGGCTACGACGCCGACCTGGAGCACGTGGAGAGGGTCACGGCGGAGGTCGTCGCGCAGACCATGCGCGAGGTCGAGGGCGCCGTCCCCGACCACGAGCCCGCCATCCGCTTCCACACCTTCGGCGACTCCCGGATCGGCTTCACGGTGATCCTCGGCGTCGGCGAGTTCAGCGACCAGTACCGCATCAAGCACGAGTTCATCAAGCGCCTGCACCGCCGCTACCGCGAGGAGGGCATCTCCATCCCGGCCCCCACCCGCACGGTGGCGCTGCAGCAGGGCGCGGTGACGATCCCGCAGCAGCGCGCCGGTCAGGAGCGGACGCCGGGGGCCACACCGGCCCCGTAG
- a CDS encoding S8/S53 family peptidase, with protein sequence MAPQRFHEQFRHIQRSMPDVSLAMGPDEDAHFLYEKGVVLARDGEEARVVEDTVRAHFTATDGLVPDHVRRDGPQTGRTGVTRIRVGDPAAGDDAVPHALRALREAEDRRGRRLVGRNHVVHIAVNACPGDEPVPVARTQPANPAAAEGGDDADGAARVLVIDTGLVHDHGSYPLLARTTGDPEAAETDADGVLRPYAGHGTFIAGILAAVAPGTAITVRGTLNDAGAVLESEFGARLFEAVDQGGWPDIISLSAGTTTEGGDGLLGLEAFMRELREQRTLLVAAAGNNASDTPFWPAAYAALPEYGDSVLSVGALRADGDGEACFSNHGPWVRVFAPGERLTSALTGFGTPVPYVYQHSTYDACRFGYDYACTCRFPRHTGVLSEGRESTGAKPDQVMFDGLAQWSGTSFATPVAAGLVAARMTAHAERDPRTALTRLLAGTTDTAEVRGARVPALRPPTWRPVPVVAPAVPA encoded by the coding sequence ATGGCTCCACAGCGGTTCCACGAGCAGTTCCGGCACATCCAGCGCTCGATGCCGGACGTCTCCCTGGCCATGGGCCCGGACGAGGACGCCCACTTCCTGTACGAGAAGGGGGTCGTCCTGGCCCGGGACGGCGAGGAGGCCCGCGTCGTCGAGGACACCGTGCGCGCCCACTTCACCGCGACCGACGGCCTGGTCCCGGACCACGTCCGGCGCGACGGCCCGCAGACCGGCCGCACCGGCGTCACCCGCATCCGCGTCGGCGACCCGGCCGCCGGCGACGACGCCGTGCCGCACGCGCTGCGCGCCCTGCGGGAGGCCGAGGACCGCCGGGGCCGCCGGCTGGTCGGCCGCAACCACGTGGTGCACATCGCGGTCAACGCCTGCCCCGGCGACGAGCCGGTGCCGGTCGCCCGCACCCAGCCGGCCAACCCGGCCGCCGCCGAGGGCGGTGACGACGCGGACGGCGCCGCCCGCGTCCTCGTGATCGACACCGGGCTGGTCCACGACCACGGCTCCTACCCGCTGCTCGCCCGCACCACGGGCGACCCCGAGGCGGCCGAGACCGACGCCGACGGGGTGCTGCGTCCGTACGCCGGCCACGGCACGTTCATCGCGGGGATCCTCGCGGCCGTCGCGCCGGGCACCGCGATCACCGTGCGCGGCACCCTGAACGACGCCGGGGCCGTCCTGGAGTCCGAGTTCGGCGCCCGGCTCTTCGAAGCGGTCGACCAGGGCGGCTGGCCCGACATCATCAGCCTCTCCGCGGGCACCACCACCGAGGGCGGCGACGGCCTCCTCGGCCTGGAGGCGTTCATGCGCGAACTGCGCGAGCAGCGCACCCTGCTGGTGGCCGCGGCCGGCAACAACGCCAGTGACACGCCGTTCTGGCCCGCCGCCTACGCCGCCCTGCCCGAGTACGGCGACAGCGTGCTGTCGGTCGGCGCGCTGCGCGCGGACGGCGACGGCGAGGCCTGCTTCAGCAACCACGGGCCCTGGGTGCGGGTCTTCGCCCCCGGCGAGCGTCTCACCAGCGCCCTCACCGGCTTCGGCACGCCCGTGCCGTACGTCTACCAGCACTCCACCTACGACGCCTGCCGGTTCGGCTACGACTATGCGTGCACCTGCCGGTTCCCGCGCCACACCGGTGTGCTCAGCGAGGGCCGGGAGAGCACCGGCGCCAAGCCGGACCAGGTGATGTTCGACGGCCTCGCCCAGTGGAGCGGTACCTCCTTCGCCACACCGGTCGCCGCCGGCCTCGTCGCCGCCCGGATGACGGCGCACGCGGAGCGCGATCCGCGCACGGCGCTCACCCGGCTGCTCGCGGGCACCACCGACACCGCCGAGGTGCGCGGGGCGCGCGTCCCGGCGCTCCGGCCGCCCACCTGGCGCCCGGTTCCGGTCGTGGCCCCGGCCGTGCCCGCATGA
- a CDS encoding NADP-dependent isocitrate dehydrogenase — protein sequence MTDSTIIYTYTDEAPALATHSFLPVIQAYASQAGVPVETRDISLAGRIIAVFPEYLNEDQRIPDALSELGELAKTPAANIIKLPNISASIPQLKAAIAELQGKGYALPDYPDDPKTDEEREIRARYDKVKGSAVNPVLREGNSDRRAPASVKNYAKTHPHRMGAWTAESKTNVATMGVDDFRSTEKSVVISEPGTLRIELKGDDGSTTVLRESVPVLEGEVVDASVMRVAALREFLAAQVARAKQEGVLFSVHLKATMMKVSDPIIFGHVVRAFFPKTFAKYGETFAAAGLTPNDGLGGILKGIESLPEGAEIKASFEAELAEGPALAMVDSDKGITNLHVPSDVIVDASMPAMIRTSGHMWGPDGQEHDTLAVLPDSSYAGVYQAVIDDCRANGAYDPSTMGSVPNVGLMAQKAEEYGSHDKTFEIPTTGTVRLVDQAGNVVIEQAVSAGDIFRACQTKDAPIRDWVKLAVTRARATGDPAVFWLDENRAHDAQLIAKVKQYLQEHDTEGLDIRILPPVEATKLSVERIRRGENTISVTGNVLRDYLTDLFPILELGTSAKMLSVVPLMAGGGLFETGAGGSAPKHVQQLVKENYLRWDSLGEFFALVPSFEQYAAATGNTRAKVLADTLDRATATFLNEDKSPTRRLGGIDNRGSHFYLSLYWAQELARQTDDADLAKAFAPLAETLAANEQKIVDELIAVQGKPADIGGYYQVDKAKADAVMRPSATWNEALASLGR from the coding sequence GTGACTGACTCGACCATCATCTACACCTACACAGACGAGGCCCCGGCCCTGGCGACGCATTCGTTCCTGCCGGTGATCCAGGCGTACGCCTCGCAGGCCGGTGTGCCCGTGGAGACGCGTGACATCTCGCTGGCCGGGCGCATCATCGCCGTCTTCCCCGAGTACCTGAACGAGGACCAGCGCATCCCGGACGCGCTGAGCGAGCTGGGCGAGCTGGCCAAGACGCCCGCGGCCAACATCATCAAGCTGCCGAACATCTCGGCGTCCATCCCGCAGCTGAAGGCCGCCATCGCCGAGCTGCAGGGCAAGGGCTACGCGCTGCCGGACTACCCGGACGACCCGAAGACCGACGAGGAGCGCGAGATCCGCGCGCGCTACGACAAGGTCAAGGGCTCCGCCGTCAACCCGGTCCTGCGCGAGGGCAACTCCGACCGCCGCGCCCCGGCCTCGGTGAAGAACTACGCCAAGACCCACCCGCACCGCATGGGCGCCTGGACCGCCGAGTCCAAGACCAATGTGGCGACCATGGGCGTGGACGACTTCCGCTCCACGGAGAAGTCCGTGGTGATCTCCGAGCCCGGCACGCTGCGCATCGAGCTCAAGGGCGACGACGGCTCGACGACCGTGCTGCGCGAGTCCGTGCCCGTCCTCGAGGGCGAGGTCGTCGACGCCTCCGTGATGCGCGTCGCCGCGCTGCGCGAGTTCCTCGCCGCGCAGGTCGCCCGCGCCAAGCAGGAGGGCGTGCTGTTCTCCGTGCACCTGAAGGCCACGATGATGAAGGTCTCGGACCCGATCATCTTCGGTCACGTGGTGCGCGCCTTCTTCCCGAAGACGTTCGCGAAGTACGGCGAGACGTTCGCCGCCGCCGGTCTGACCCCGAACGACGGTCTGGGCGGGATCCTCAAGGGCATCGAGTCCCTGCCCGAGGGCGCCGAGATCAAGGCCTCCTTCGAGGCCGAGCTGGCCGAGGGCCCGGCCCTCGCGATGGTCGACTCCGACAAGGGCATCACCAACCTGCACGTGCCCTCCGACGTGATCGTGGACGCCTCGATGCCGGCCATGATCCGCACCTCCGGCCACATGTGGGGCCCGGACGGCCAGGAGCACGACACCCTCGCGGTGCTGCCTGACTCCTCCTACGCCGGTGTCTACCAGGCCGTGATCGACGACTGCCGCGCCAACGGCGCCTACGACCCGTCCACCATGGGCTCGGTCCCGAACGTCGGCCTCATGGCGCAGAAGGCCGAGGAGTACGGCAGCCACGACAAGACCTTCGAGATCCCCACCACGGGCACGGTCCGCCTCGTCGACCAGGCCGGCAACGTCGTGATCGAGCAGGCCGTCTCGGCCGGCGACATCTTCCGCGCCTGCCAGACCAAGGACGCCCCGATCCGCGACTGGGTCAAGCTGGCCGTCACCCGGGCCCGCGCCACCGGCGACCCGGCCGTGTTCTGGCTGGACGAGAACCGCGCCCACGACGCGCAGCTCATCGCGAAGGTCAAGCAGTACCTGCAGGAGCACGACACCGAGGGCCTGGACATCCGGATCCTGCCCCCGGTCGAAGCCACCAAGCTGTCGGTGGAGCGCATCCGCCGCGGCGAGAACACCATCTCGGTGACCGGCAACGTGCTGCGCGACTACCTGACCGACCTCTTCCCCATCCTGGAGCTGGGCACCAGCGCCAAGATGCTGTCGGTCGTCCCGCTGATGGCGGGCGGCGGCCTGTTCGAGACGGGCGCCGGCGGCTCCGCGCCCAAGCACGTCCAGCAGCTGGTCAAGGAGAACTACCTGCGCTGGGACTCCCTCGGCGAGTTCTTCGCGCTCGTCCCGTCCTTCGAGCAGTACGCGGCGGCCACCGGCAACACCCGCGCCAAGGTCCTCGCCGACACCCTCGACCGCGCCACGGCGACCTTCCTCAACGAGGACAAGTCCCCGACCCGGCGCCTCGGCGGCATCGACAACCGCGGCAGCCACTTCTACCTGTCCCTGTACTGGGCGCAGGAGCTGGCCCGGCAGACCGACGACGCCGACCTGGCGAAGGCCTTCGCGCCGCTGGCCGAGACCCTCGCCGCGAACGAGCAGAAGATCGTGGACGAGCTGATCGCCGTCCAGGGCAAGCCGGCCGACATCGGCGGCTACTACCAGGTCGACAAGGCCAAGGCGGACGCGGTCATGCGCCCGTCGGCCACCTGGAACGAGGCCCTGGCGTCCCTGGGCCGCTGA
- a CDS encoding RNA polymerase sigma factor, translating into MDRTEVGALVRSAVDGDAAAWKALVEGMSPLVWSVVRAHRLSEADGHEVYQTVWFRFAQHLGRIREPDKAGSWLASTARHECLKVLKSLTRLTLTDDPRVLDRASDDRTPEESLIESEDEADRAERVRRLWQELDGLGERCRQLLRVLVSSPPPSYGEISAALGIAVGSIGPLRQRCLRRLRDRMDARGAA; encoded by the coding sequence GTGGACCGAACAGAGGTCGGCGCGCTCGTCCGGTCCGCCGTCGACGGGGACGCCGCGGCCTGGAAGGCGCTGGTGGAAGGGATGAGTCCGCTGGTGTGGTCGGTGGTGCGCGCGCACCGGCTCTCCGAGGCCGACGGGCACGAGGTCTACCAGACCGTGTGGTTCCGCTTCGCCCAGCACCTGGGCCGCATCCGCGAACCCGACAAGGCCGGTTCCTGGCTGGCCAGCACGGCCCGCCACGAGTGCCTGAAGGTGCTCAAGAGCCTGACCCGGCTGACCCTGACCGACGACCCGCGGGTGCTGGACCGGGCCAGCGACGACCGGACCCCCGAGGAGTCGCTGATCGAGTCGGAGGACGAGGCGGACCGGGCCGAGCGGGTCCGCCGCCTCTGGCAGGAGCTGGACGGACTGGGGGAGCGCTGCCGGCAGTTGCTGCGCGTGCTCGTGTCCTCCCCGCCGCCCAGCTACGGAGAGATCTCGGCCGCGCTCGGCATCGCGGTCGGCAGCATCGGCCCCCTGCGCCAGCGCTGTCTGCGCCGGCTGCGGGACCGGATGGACGCACGGGGTGCGGCGTGA
- a CDS encoding amino acid permease: MSPTPEQAPSPGLPQQDEEKRLRELGYRPVLARRMGGFGNFAISFSVISILSGCMTLYGFGLNTGGPAVMLWGWAGVGLFVLCVGLALAEVTSAYPTSGALYYMADRLGGRRWGWYTGWLNLLGLLGAIAGIDYGAALFTGAFANLQWGFTPTPGKTMLVFCAVLLLHAVLNLFGVRLVSLLNSVSVWWHLAGVALIVGALAIVPGHHRPASFVFTKFVDDTGWHNPLYVAAIGLLLAQYTFSGYDASAHLSEETSRASVSAARGIVRSIWVSWIAGFVLLAGLTFAIQDYDATRTTATGVPPAQILLDGLGTGGASALLLVVIVAQLFCGSAEVAAASRMVFAFSRDGALPGSRLWRTVSARTQTPVAAVWLSVAVAGVLALPSLYSATAYNAVTAINVIGITPAYAIPVLLRLRAGDRFRPGPWNLGRWSRPVGWVAVVWVACVTVLFCLPQAAPVTVGTMNYASVALAVVLLLASIWWYVARRSYGTPTAAAYGSDRDQAELAEGIV; this comes from the coding sequence ATGTCCCCCACCCCCGAACAAGCGCCGTCGCCCGGCCTGCCCCAGCAGGACGAGGAGAAGCGGCTGCGCGAACTCGGCTACCGGCCGGTGCTGGCCCGCCGGATGGGCGGCTTCGGCAACTTCGCGATCAGCTTCTCGGTGATCTCGATCCTGTCCGGCTGCATGACGCTGTACGGGTTCGGCCTGAACACCGGCGGTCCCGCCGTGATGCTGTGGGGCTGGGCGGGCGTCGGCCTGTTCGTGCTGTGCGTCGGCCTCGCCCTCGCCGAGGTCACCAGCGCCTATCCGACCTCCGGCGCGCTGTACTACATGGCCGACCGGCTCGGCGGCCGGCGCTGGGGCTGGTACACCGGCTGGCTGAACCTGCTCGGGCTGCTCGGCGCCATCGCCGGCATCGACTACGGCGCCGCCCTGTTCACCGGCGCGTTCGCGAACCTGCAGTGGGGCTTCACGCCGACGCCCGGGAAGACCATGCTGGTCTTCTGCGCCGTCCTGCTGCTGCACGCGGTGCTGAACCTGTTCGGCGTCCGCCTGGTCAGCCTGCTCAACTCGGTCAGCGTGTGGTGGCACCTGGCGGGGGTCGCGCTGATCGTCGGCGCGCTCGCGATCGTCCCCGGCCACCACCGGCCGGCGTCCTTCGTGTTCACGAAGTTCGTCGACGACACCGGCTGGCACAACCCGCTGTACGTGGCGGCGATCGGCCTGCTGCTCGCGCAGTACACCTTCTCCGGCTACGACGCCTCCGCGCACCTGTCCGAGGAGACCTCGCGGGCCTCGGTGTCCGCCGCGCGCGGCATCGTGCGGTCCATCTGGGTGTCCTGGATCGCCGGCTTCGTGCTGCTCGCCGGTCTGACCTTCGCGATCCAGGACTACGACGCCACGCGCACCACCGCCACGGGTGTGCCGCCCGCGCAGATCCTCCTCGACGGTCTGGGCACCGGCGGCGCGAGCGCGCTGCTGCTGGTGGTGATCGTCGCCCAGCTGTTCTGCGGCAGCGCCGAGGTCGCCGCGGCCAGCCGGATGGTGTTCGCGTTCAGCCGGGACGGCGCGCTGCCCGGCTCGCGGCTGTGGCGCACGGTGAGCGCCCGCACCCAGACCCCGGTGGCGGCCGTGTGGCTGTCCGTGGCCGTGGCCGGCGTCCTCGCCCTGCCGTCCCTGTACTCGGCGACGGCGTACAACGCGGTCACCGCCATCAACGTCATCGGCATCACCCCCGCCTACGCGATCCCGGTGCTGCTGCGGCTGCGCGCCGGCGACCGGTTCCGGCCGGGGCCGTGGAATCTGGGCCGCTGGAGCCGGCCGGTCGGCTGGGTCGCGGTGGTCTGGGTGGCCTGTGTGACCGTGCTGTTCTGCCTGCCGCAGGCCGCGCCGGTCACCGTCGGCACCATGAACTACGCGTCGGTGGCGCTCGCCGTCGTCCTGCTCCTGGCGAGCATCTGGTGGTACGTCGCCCGCCGCTCGTACGGCACCCCGACCGCCGCCGCGTACGGCAGCGACCGCGACCAGGCCGAACTCGCCGAGGGCATCGTCTGA
- a CDS encoding FGGY family carbohydrate kinase, producing the protein MTGPVLAVDQGTSGTKALVVCPERGVLGSGFAEVRPRYLPGGRVEADPAELYGSVVDAGRQALAEAGEDVVALGLANQGETVLAWDPGTGRPLTDALVWQDRRAESVCTGLADHAEELRQLTGLPLDPYFAAPKMAWIRRHLTREGVVTTSDAWLVHRLTGAFATDAATAGRTQLLDLDRAAWSPRALELYGLSDERLPQAADNARLIGTTSVFGREIPLTGLCVDQQAALLAQRVTAPGAAKCTYGTGAFLLAHTGDRPRRGSSGLVSCVAWRLAGATGYCLDGQVYTAASAVRWLTGLGVISGAADLDAVGGAVPDSGGVTFVPALAGLAAPWWRGDLRGSLTGLGLDTGPGHVVRALCEGIAAQVAELADAAAADLGAPLDTLRVDGGLTRSALLMQTQADLLQRPVEVSALADATALGAAALARLGADRTLDVAQALPDGRPAAVYEPRVTADEAAERRARFRTAVEALLGA; encoded by the coding sequence ATGACCGGGCCGGTGCTCGCCGTCGACCAGGGCACGTCCGGCACCAAGGCCCTCGTGGTCTGCCCGGAACGCGGCGTCCTCGGCTCCGGTTTCGCCGAGGTCCGCCCCCGGTATCTGCCCGGCGGACGCGTCGAGGCGGACCCGGCCGAGCTGTACGGCTCCGTCGTCGACGCCGGCCGGCAGGCGCTCGCCGAGGCCGGTGAGGACGTGGTCGCACTCGGCCTGGCCAACCAGGGCGAGACCGTCCTCGCCTGGGACCCGGGCACCGGCCGGCCGCTCACCGACGCCCTGGTCTGGCAGGACCGGCGCGCGGAGTCCGTCTGCACCGGACTCGCCGACCACGCCGAGGAGCTGCGGCAGCTCACCGGCCTGCCCCTGGACCCGTACTTCGCCGCGCCCAAGATGGCCTGGATCCGCCGCCACCTCACCCGCGAGGGCGTCGTCACCACGTCCGACGCCTGGCTGGTCCACCGCCTCACCGGCGCCTTCGCCACCGACGCCGCGACGGCGGGCCGCACCCAGCTCCTCGACCTGGACCGCGCCGCATGGTCGCCGAGGGCGCTGGAGCTGTACGGCCTGTCGGACGAACGGCTCCCGCAGGCCGCCGACAACGCCCGGCTCATCGGCACCACGAGCGTGTTCGGCCGGGAGATCCCGCTCACCGGGCTGTGCGTCGACCAGCAGGCCGCCCTGCTCGCCCAGCGCGTCACCGCACCCGGCGCCGCCAAGTGCACCTACGGCACCGGCGCGTTCCTGCTCGCCCACACCGGTGACCGCCCCCGGCGCGGCAGTTCGGGCCTGGTCTCCTGCGTGGCCTGGCGGCTCGCCGGCGCCACCGGCTACTGCCTGGACGGCCAGGTCTACACGGCGGCCTCCGCCGTCCGCTGGCTCACCGGCCTCGGCGTCATCTCCGGCGCCGCCGACCTCGACGCCGTCGGGGGCGCCGTCCCCGACAGCGGCGGTGTCACCTTCGTGCCCGCGCTCGCCGGTCTCGCCGCCCCCTGGTGGCGCGGCGACCTGCGCGGTTCGCTCACCGGGCTCGGCCTCGACACCGGACCCGGCCATGTGGTGCGCGCGCTGTGCGAGGGCATCGCCGCCCAGGTCGCCGAACTCGCCGACGCGGCCGCCGCCGACCTCGGCGCCCCGCTGGACACGCTGCGCGTCGACGGCGGCCTGACCCGCTCCGCCCTCCTCATGCAGACCCAGGCCGACCTGCTGCAACGCCCGGTCGAGGTCTCCGCGCTGGCCGACGCGACCGCACTCGGCGCGGCCGCCCTCGCCCGGCTCGGCGCGGACCGTACCCTGGACGTCGCCCAGGCCCTGCCCGACGGGAGGCCCGCCGCCGTGTACGAACCCCGCGTCACCGCCGACGAGGCCGCCGAGCGCCGCGCCCGCTTCCGCACGGCCGTCGAGGCCCTGCTCGGCGCATGA